The proteins below come from a single Streptococcus hyointestinalis genomic window:
- a CDS encoding SseB family protein: MSKFTEFDFRLRAFLKDPDHFLNGIALVDAFHTMPILAPKEPYAIEVDGQKVVPVFTTAADLEAFKTVQESSHKQKWVERIAFDVMEEEISQSLDGMAFNLKPEENSDNSVVFTNSELVPYINQLTSVVNTLMTEENTDADIMDKVYLVPVFVFPKGDEQFERLFPTMATPEGKSYVPAFTTLDSFAKWYNNPEFGAPFRENNGVVVTWTINDIYRPRNGEEDLEETFGVAINPFDEQQILVDWSDIESE, from the coding sequence ATGAGTAAATTTACAGAGTTTGATTTTCGCTTACGTGCCTTTTTAAAAGATCCTGACCATTTTCTAAATGGTATCGCTCTTGTGGATGCTTTTCATACCATGCCAATCCTAGCACCAAAAGAGCCTTATGCTATCGAGGTCGATGGACAAAAGGTTGTGCCTGTCTTTACAACGGCAGCGGACTTAGAGGCTTTTAAAACCGTTCAAGAAAGCAGTCATAAGCAAAAATGGGTGGAGCGTATCGCTTTTGATGTCATGGAAGAGGAAATCTCACAGTCGCTTGATGGGATGGCTTTCAACCTCAAACCCGAAGAAAACAGCGACAACAGCGTTGTCTTTACTAATAGCGAGCTAGTGCCTTACATCAACCAGTTGACAAGTGTTGTCAACACTCTTATGACTGAGGAAAATACAGACGCTGACATCATGGACAAGGTCTACTTGGTGCCTGTCTTTGTCTTTCCTAAGGGAGATGAGCAGTTTGAGCGTCTTTTCCCGACAATGGCAACACCAGAAGGCAAGAGCTATGTGCCTGCCTTTACAACGCTTGACAGCTTTGCCAAGTGGTACAATAATCCAGAGTTTGGTGCTCCTTTTAGGGAAAATAATGGTGTCGTTGTCACATGGACCATCAACGATATTTACCGTCCACGTAACGGCGAAGAGGATTTAGAAGAAACCTTTGGCGTAGCCATCAATCCTTTTGATGAACAGCAAATTTTAGTGGATTGGTCCGATATTGAAAGTGAATGA
- the cysE gene encoding serine O-acetyltransferase, with protein MGWWRETIQVVKENDPTARSSLEVLLTYPGVKALAAHRLSHFLWRHGFKLLARMHSQFWRFWTQIEIHPGAQIEKGVFIDHGSGLVIGETAVVESGAMLYHGVTLGGTGKDVGKRHPTVRRGALISAHAQVIGPVEIGENAKVGAAAVVVSDVPSDVTVVGIPAKVVRVHGKKDKDAIHQIEEERESKYYTSKLDQLRHESLHSSNL; from the coding sequence ATGGGCTGGTGGAGAGAAACCATACAAGTTGTAAAAGAAAATGACCCTACGGCAAGGAGTTCGCTTGAGGTGCTTTTGACCTATCCTGGTGTCAAAGCTCTGGCTGCGCACCGCCTATCGCACTTTCTTTGGAGACATGGTTTCAAACTCTTAGCTCGTATGCACAGCCAATTTTGGCGCTTTTGGACACAAATCGAGATTCACCCAGGAGCACAAATAGAAAAAGGCGTCTTTATTGACCACGGGTCTGGGCTTGTGATTGGCGAGACAGCAGTTGTTGAGAGCGGAGCCATGCTCTACCACGGTGTGACCTTGGGTGGGACTGGCAAGGACGTTGGCAAACGCCACCCAACCGTTCGCCGTGGCGCTCTTATCTCAGCGCATGCTCAGGTGATTGGACCTGTCGAGATTGGAGAAAATGCCAAGGTGGGGGCAGCAGCGGTTGTTGTCTCAGATGTACCAAGTGACGTGACGGTCGTTGGCATTCCAGCTAAGGTCGTGCGTGTGCATGGCAAGAAGGATAAGGACGCCATTCACCAAATAGAAGAAGAGCGTGAGTCCAAATACTATACCTCAAAACTAGACCAACTCCGCCATGAAAGTCTCCACTCCTCAAACCTCTAA
- the cysS gene encoding cysteine--tRNA ligase, translating into MIKIYDTMTRNLRDFVPLEEGKVKMYVCGPTVYNYIHVGNARSVVAFDTIRRYFEYKGYDVTYVSNFTDVDDKIIKGALEAGMTTKAFSDKFIAAFMEDVKALGVKPASKNPRVIDYMSDIMDFIEVLIDKGYAYASEGDVYFRVEKAPNYGKLANKTLEELEVGASGRVDEETSRKENPLDFALWKKAKAGEVSWESPWGAGRPGWHIECSVMATEILGDTIDIHGGGSDLEFPHHTNEIAQSEAKTGKTFANYWMHNGFVNVDNEKMSKSLGNFVTVHDLLESVDGQILRFFLSTQHYRKPINFTEKALHDAKANLKYLKNTYLLPVKEDVDTTDLAQFVADFEAAMDDDFNTANGITVIFELAKWINSGHYSEEVKETFAQLLSIFGIVFEEEVLDSDIEALIEKRQLARQNRDFATADKIRDELAEKGIKLLDTKDGVRWTRD; encoded by the coding sequence ATGATAAAAATTTACGATACAATGACGAGAAACTTGCGAGACTTTGTCCCGCTTGAAGAAGGAAAAGTCAAGATGTATGTCTGCGGTCCGACGGTCTACAACTACATCCACGTGGGCAACGCCAGAAGTGTTGTGGCTTTTGATACCATTCGTCGCTATTTTGAATACAAAGGTTATGACGTGACTTATGTGTCCAACTTTACCGATGTGGACGACAAGATCATCAAGGGTGCACTTGAGGCTGGTATGACCACCAAGGCTTTTTCGGACAAGTTTATCGCAGCCTTTATGGAGGATGTCAAGGCGCTTGGTGTCAAGCCAGCTAGCAAGAACCCTCGTGTCATCGACTATATGAGTGACATCATGGATTTCATTGAGGTTTTGATTGATAAAGGCTACGCCTACGCTTCAGAGGGCGATGTGTATTTCCGTGTGGAAAAAGCGCCAAACTACGGCAAATTAGCCAATAAAACCTTAGAAGAGCTCGAGGTGGGGGCTTCTGGTCGTGTCGATGAGGAAACCAGCCGCAAGGAAAATCCACTGGACTTTGCCCTTTGGAAAAAAGCCAAGGCAGGAGAAGTGTCTTGGGAGAGTCCTTGGGGGGCAGGTCGCCCTGGTTGGCACATCGAGTGCTCTGTCATGGCGACAGAGATTTTGGGTGATACCATTGACATTCACGGTGGTGGGTCTGACCTTGAGTTTCCTCACCACACCAATGAAATCGCTCAATCCGAAGCCAAAACTGGCAAGACCTTTGCCAACTACTGGATGCACAACGGCTTTGTCAATGTGGACAATGAAAAAATGTCCAAGTCGCTAGGGAACTTTGTGACTGTACATGACCTGCTAGAGAGCGTGGATGGTCAGATTTTACGCTTCTTCCTCTCAACGCAGCACTACAGAAAGCCGATTAACTTCACCGAAAAAGCACTTCATGACGCTAAAGCCAATCTCAAGTATCTCAAAAATACTTATTTGCTTCCTGTCAAGGAAGATGTGGATACGACAGATTTAGCGCAGTTTGTGGCAGACTTTGAGGCAGCCATGGATGATGACTTCAATACCGCAAACGGTATCACCGTCATCTTTGAGCTTGCTAAGTGGATTAACTCTGGGCATTATAGCGAAGAGGTCAAAGAGACTTTTGCACAATTGCTGTCTATTTTTGGTATCGTCTTTGAAGAAGAGGTGCTGGATAGCGATATCGAAGCTCTGATTGAAAAGCGTCAGCTGGCACGCCAAAATCGTGACTTTGCCACAGCGGACAAGATTCGAGATGAGCTGGCTGAAAAAGGCATTAAACTCCTTGATACCAAGGATGGTGTGAGGTGGACACGTGACTAA
- a CDS encoding Mini-ribonuclease 3 yields MTNLNINLINGIALAFEGDAVYAMYIRRHLIFQGMTKPQKLHQKATRYVSAKAQAMLISRMIGDNLLSDKELEIYKRGRNAHSHTKAKNADVVTYRMSTGFEALLGYLHMTENSERLEELIAWCIETVERKEN; encoded by the coding sequence GTGACTAATCTGAATATCAATCTCATCAATGGTATTGCCCTCGCCTTTGAGGGGGATGCGGTTTATGCCATGTATATCCGCCGTCATCTCATCTTTCAGGGCATGACCAAGCCGCAAAAGCTCCACCAAAAAGCGACACGCTACGTTTCAGCTAAAGCCCAAGCCATGCTGATTAGTCGCATGATAGGGGACAATCTTCTCAGTGACAAAGAGCTTGAGATTTACAAGCGTGGAAGAAACGCTCACAGCCACACCAAGGCTAAAAATGCTGACGTCGTGACCTACCGCATGTCAACAGGCTTTGAAGCGTTGCTAGGCTATCTCCACATGACTGAAAATAGCGAGCGCCTCGAGGAGCTAATTGCTTGGTGCATTGAAACTGTCGAAAGAAAAGAGAACTAA
- the rlmB gene encoding 23S rRNA (guanosine(2251)-2'-O)-methyltransferase RlmB, whose protein sequence is METNDIVYGLHAVTESLQANTGNKLYIQEDLRGKNVDKIKLLAKEKKVSISWTPKKTLSDMCDGGVHQGFVLKVAAFSYTELDLLLKKAEQEDNPLILILDGLTDPHNLGSILRTADATNVCGVIIPKHRSVGITPVVAKTATGALEHVPICRVTNLSQTLDKLKAAGFWIFGTDMNGTPSHKWNTQGKLALIIGNEGKGISKNIKKQVDEMITIPMNGHVQSLNASVAAALLMYEVFRNRL, encoded by the coding sequence ATGGAAACAAATGATATCGTCTACGGTCTGCACGCTGTAACCGAAAGCCTGCAAGCCAATACCGGCAATAAACTCTATATCCAAGAAGACCTTCGTGGCAAAAATGTCGATAAAATCAAGCTTCTCGCCAAGGAGAAAAAAGTCTCTATTTCTTGGACGCCTAAAAAAACACTGTCTGACATGTGTGATGGCGGTGTCCACCAAGGTTTTGTCCTCAAGGTGGCAGCCTTTAGCTACACAGAGCTTGATCTTCTCCTCAAAAAAGCAGAGCAGGAGGACAATCCCCTCATTCTCATCCTAGATGGGCTGACCGATCCGCATAATCTCGGCTCTATTTTGAGAACAGCAGATGCGACCAATGTCTGCGGGGTTATTATCCCTAAGCACCGCTCTGTGGGGATCACCCCTGTTGTGGCAAAGACCGCAACAGGTGCGCTTGAGCATGTGCCTATTTGTCGTGTGACCAATCTCAGCCAGACCTTAGATAAGCTAAAAGCGGCTGGCTTTTGGATTTTTGGAACAGATATGAATGGCACACCCTCTCACAAGTGGAATACCCAAGGCAAGCTAGCGCTTATCATTGGTAACGAAGGCAAGGGTATCTCTAAAAATATCAAAAAGCAAGTGGATGAGATGATTACTATCCCGATGAATGGGCATGTGCAGAGCTTAAACGCCAGTGTCGCTGCCGCCCTTCTCATGTATGAAGTATTTCGCAATCGCCTATGA
- a CDS encoding NYN domain-containing protein, with translation MRKKNILLVDGYNMIAFWESTRQLFKTNRLDEAREVLLRKLNHYAHFEHIEIICVFDAQHVPGHRQQYDSYQISVVFTKEDETADSYIERLAAELNQSARYLVSVATSDLNEQWTVFSQGALRVSARELEQRVETVKSDLDKMSAHIDLTTPRLGSLDDTQLNQLKQLLDDMK, from the coding sequence ATGAGAAAGAAGAATATCCTACTTGTTGACGGCTATAACATGATTGCCTTTTGGGAGTCTACCCGTCAACTCTTTAAGACCAATCGTTTGGATGAGGCACGTGAAGTGCTCCTTAGAAAGCTCAATCACTATGCGCATTTTGAGCATATCGAGATTATCTGTGTTTTTGACGCCCAGCATGTGCCGGGACACCGCCAGCAATACGATAGCTACCAGATTAGTGTCGTCTTTACCAAGGAAGATGAGACCGCAGACAGCTACATTGAGCGCTTAGCGGCTGAGCTCAATCAGTCCGCACGCTATCTGGTCTCTGTCGCCACTAGCGACCTCAATGAGCAGTGGACCGTGTTTTCCCAAGGCGCTCTGCGAGTATCTGCTCGTGAGCTTGAGCAGCGAGTAGAGACGGTCAAGTCTGACCTTGATAAAATGTCAGCCCACATTGATCTTACCACCCCACGCCTAGGCTCGCTTGACGACACACAGCTCAACCAACTAAAGCAACTGCTAGATGATATGAAGTAA
- a CDS encoding DegV family protein, whose protein sequence is MTFKIITDSTADLNEEWAKEHAVTIMGLTIELDGKSYDTTGDNRIKVETLLEQMKNGAQPKTSQVNVGQFEEVFRQAAKDEQEVLYIAFSSVLSGTYQSAVMARDLVLADYPKATIEIIDTLAAAGGEGYLSMLAVEARDKGKSLLETKAMIEDILPRLRTYFLVDDLHHLVRGGRLSKTTAVVGSLANIKPLLWIDTQGRLVALAKVRGRKKGMKKMVECATEELGHSTAVVAYANDREAAESLKASLLENETITEVIILPLGPVISAHVGPNTLAIFTIGKNAR, encoded by the coding sequence ATGACCTTTAAGATTATCACGGATTCTACTGCAGACCTTAATGAAGAATGGGCAAAAGAGCATGCCGTTACCATTATGGGCTTGACCATTGAGCTGGATGGGAAAAGCTATGACACGACTGGGGACAATCGTATCAAGGTAGAAACCCTTCTTGAGCAAATGAAAAATGGCGCACAGCCAAAGACCAGTCAGGTCAATGTCGGGCAGTTTGAGGAGGTCTTTAGACAAGCGGCCAAGGACGAGCAAGAAGTGCTGTATATCGCTTTTTCGTCTGTGCTGTCTGGGACTTATCAGAGTGCTGTCATGGCACGGGATTTGGTGTTAGCGGATTATCCTAAGGCGACTATTGAGATTATCGATACGCTGGCTGCTGCAGGTGGTGAGGGCTATCTTTCCATGCTAGCTGTAGAAGCTAGAGATAAAGGCAAATCTCTTCTTGAGACCAAAGCCATGATAGAGGACATCCTGCCTCGTCTTAGGACCTATTTCTTGGTGGATGACTTGCACCATTTGGTACGTGGAGGGCGTTTATCAAAAACAACGGCGGTTGTGGGTAGCCTAGCGAATATCAAGCCTCTTCTTTGGATTGATACCCAAGGGCGCTTAGTGGCGTTAGCCAAAGTACGTGGACGCAAAAAAGGCATGAAAAAGATGGTTGAGTGTGCTACAGAAGAGCTTGGACATAGCACAGCCGTTGTCGCTTATGCCAATGACCGTGAGGCAGCTGAAAGTTTAAAAGCCAGTCTTCTTGAAAATGAGACCATCACAGAGGTCATTATCCTGCCACTTGGTCCTGTCATCTCAGCTCATGTCGGTCCAAATACTCTGGCAATTTTTACTATTGGCAAAAATGCGAGATAA
- the codY gene encoding GTP-sensing pleiotropic transcriptional regulator CodY, which translates to MADLLQKTRKIASILQRSVESLDETLPYNTIAAQLADIIDCNACIINGGGTLLGYAMKYKTNNDRVEDFFEAKQFPDYYVKAASRVYDTEANLPIDSDLSVFPVESKDIYPDGLTTIAPIYGGGMRLGSLIIWRNDKAFSDDALILVEIASTVVGIQLLNLQTENLEETIRQQTAVNMAINTLSYSEMKAVAAILGELDGREGRLTASVIADRIGITRSVIVNALRKLESAGIIESRSLGMKGTYLKVINEGIYDKIKDYQ; encoded by the coding sequence ATGGCGGATTTACTACAAAAAACACGAAAGATTGCCTCTATTTTGCAACGCTCAGTAGAGAGTTTAGACGAGACTCTACCTTACAATACCATCGCAGCGCAACTAGCTGACATCATCGACTGCAATGCCTGCATTATCAATGGTGGTGGGACACTTTTAGGCTATGCCATGAAGTACAAGACCAACAACGACCGTGTTGAGGACTTCTTTGAGGCAAAGCAATTTCCAGACTATTATGTCAAGGCAGCTAGCCGCGTCTACGATACAGAGGCAAACTTGCCGATTGATAGCGATTTGTCAGTCTTTCCAGTGGAGTCAAAAGACATCTACCCAGACGGTTTGACAACGATTGCTCCGATTTACGGTGGCGGTATGCGTCTTGGCTCTCTCATCATCTGGCGTAATGACAAAGCCTTTAGCGATGACGCTTTGATTTTGGTTGAGATTGCAAGCACCGTTGTTGGGATTCAACTGTTGAACTTGCAGACTGAAAATCTGGAAGAAACCATTCGTCAACAGACAGCAGTCAACATGGCGATTAACACCCTTTCTTACTCTGAAATGAAGGCTGTTGCGGCTATTTTGGGTGAGCTTGACGGGCGTGAAGGACGCTTGACAGCTTCTGTTATTGCAGACCGTATCGGTATCACTCGCTCAGTCATTGTCAATGCCCTTCGTAAGCTTGAGAGTGCTGGTATCATCGAGTCACGCTCTCTAGGGATGAAAGGGACTTACCTCAAAGTGATTAACGAAGGGATTTACGACAAGATTAAGGATTATCAATAA
- a CDS encoding cysteine hydrolase family protein, with protein MTKALISIDYTYDFVADDGKLTAGKPAQAIETALVDTTRKAYEAGDYIFFAIDAHDEDDPFHPESKLFPPHNIKGTSGRHLYGELAPLYDAIKEDSRVFWMDKRHYSAFSGTDLDIRLRERKVDTVVLTGVLSDICVLHTAIDAYNLGYQIEIVEGAIAALTDEAHQFALNHFQHVLGAKII; from the coding sequence ATGACCAAAGCACTAATTTCGATTGATTACACCTATGATTTTGTAGCCGATGATGGCAAGCTGACAGCAGGAAAACCTGCACAGGCGATTGAGACTGCCCTAGTGGATACGACGAGAAAAGCCTATGAAGCTGGGGATTACATCTTTTTTGCCATTGATGCCCATGATGAAGACGACCCTTTTCATCCAGAGAGTAAGCTCTTTCCTCCTCACAATATCAAGGGAACGAGCGGACGTCATCTCTACGGTGAGCTAGCTCCCCTTTACGACGCTATCAAGGAGGACAGCCGTGTCTTTTGGATGGACAAGCGCCACTACTCAGCTTTTTCTGGGACTGACCTTGATATCAGACTGCGTGAGAGAAAGGTGGATACTGTTGTCTTGACGGGTGTGCTGTCTGACATTTGTGTCCTGCACACGGCTATTGACGCTTATAATCTAGGTTATCAGATCGAAATTGTCGAGGGTGCTATTGCTGCTCTGACAGATGAAGCGCACCAGTTTGCCCTCAATCATTTTCAACATGTCCTTGGAGCAAAAATCATATAA
- the gatC gene encoding Asp-tRNA(Asn)/Glu-tRNA(Gln) amidotransferase subunit GatC, with translation MKISEAEVRHVANLSKLSFSEEETREFATTLSKIVDMVELLNEVDTTGVPVTTTMADQKTVVRADIAQKGEDRDLLFKNVPEQENYYIKVPAILEDGGDA, from the coding sequence ATGAAAATCTCAGAAGCAGAAGTGCGTCATGTTGCCAATCTGTCGAAGTTGTCTTTTTCAGAGGAAGAGACAAGAGAGTTTGCAACGACTCTTTCAAAGATTGTGGACATGGTTGAGCTTTTAAATGAAGTAGATACCACAGGTGTGCCAGTGACTACGACCATGGCAGACCAAAAAACAGTTGTGCGTGCGGACATTGCCCAAAAAGGAGAGGACCGTGACCTGCTCTTTAAAAATGTCCCTGAACAGGAAAATTACTATATTAAAGTACCAGCGATTTTAGAGGATGGAGGTGACGCTTGA
- the gatA gene encoding Asp-tRNA(Asn)/Glu-tRNA(Gln) amidotransferase subunit GatA, which yields MSLTHKSIDELHELLVNKDISAVELTKDTLESIVAREDKVDSFITVAEEAALAQAQAIDERGIDAANPLSGIPLAVKDNISTKGILTTAASKMLYNYEPIFDATAVEKAYSKDMIVIGKTNMDEFAMGGSTETSYFKKTKNAWDHSKVPGGSSGGSATAVASGQVRLSLGSDTGGSIRQPAAFNGVVGLKPTYGRVSRFGLIAFGSSFDQIGPFAQTVKENAQLLTAISGHDAKDSTSAKRDFEDFTAKIGQDIKGMKIALPKEYLGEGIAPEVKETILKAAKHFEKLGAVVEEVSLPHSKYGVAVYYIIASSEASSNLQRFDGIRYGYRTENYQNLEDIYVNTRSEGFGDEVKRRIMLGTFSLSSGYYDAYFKKAGQVRTLIIQDFEKVFADYDLILGPTAPSVAYDLDSLNHDPVAMYLADILTIPVNLAGLPGISIPAGFVEGLPVGLQLIGPKYSESTIYQAASAFEATTDYHKQQPIIFGGEN from the coding sequence ATGAGTTTGACACACAAGTCAATTGATGAATTACATGAGCTTTTGGTCAATAAAGACATCTCAGCGGTGGAGTTGACCAAGGATACGCTTGAGAGTATCGTAGCACGTGAGGACAAGGTGGACTCTTTTATCACGGTGGCTGAGGAAGCTGCGCTTGCGCAAGCACAGGCGATTGATGAGCGTGGGATTGATGCGGCAAATCCTTTGAGTGGTATCCCTCTTGCTGTTAAAGATAATATCTCAACAAAAGGCATCCTCACCACAGCAGCGTCTAAAATGCTCTACAACTATGAGCCGATTTTTGATGCGACAGCGGTGGAGAAAGCGTATAGCAAGGACATGATTGTCATCGGAAAGACCAACATGGACGAGTTTGCCATGGGTGGCTCTACTGAGACATCTTACTTCAAAAAGACCAAGAACGCTTGGGACCACAGCAAGGTTCCTGGTGGCTCATCTGGTGGTTCAGCAACAGCAGTTGCCTCTGGTCAGGTGCGCCTCTCTCTTGGTTCTGACACGGGTGGATCGATTCGCCAGCCAGCTGCCTTTAACGGTGTTGTCGGCTTGAAGCCTACCTATGGTCGTGTTTCTCGCTTTGGACTTATCGCTTTTGGCTCATCGTTTGACCAGATTGGACCTTTTGCTCAAACGGTTAAGGAAAATGCGCAATTGCTCACAGCTATCTCTGGGCATGACGCTAAGGACTCAACCTCAGCTAAGCGTGACTTTGAGGACTTCACGGCTAAGATTGGTCAAGACATCAAAGGCATGAAGATTGCCTTGCCAAAAGAATATCTAGGTGAAGGAATTGCACCAGAGGTCAAAGAAACCATCCTCAAAGCAGCTAAGCACTTTGAAAAATTAGGTGCTGTCGTTGAGGAAGTGTCTCTGCCTCACTCCAAATATGGTGTCGCTGTTTACTACATCATCGCTTCATCTGAAGCGTCATCCAACTTGCAGCGTTTTGACGGTATCCGCTACGGCTATCGCACAGAAAACTATCAAAACCTTGAGGACATCTATGTCAATACCCGCTCAGAAGGTTTTGGCGATGAGGTGAAGCGCCGTATCATGCTTGGGACATTTAGCTTGTCATCTGGTTATTACGACGCTTACTTCAAAAAAGCAGGGCAAGTGCGTACGCTTATCATCCAAGATTTCGAGAAAGTCTTTGCAGACTACGACTTGATTTTGGGACCAACAGCGCCTAGCGTGGCTTATGACCTTGATTCGCTCAATCATGACCCAGTCGCTATGTATCTAGCAGACATCTTGACTATTCCTGTCAATCTAGCTGGGCTACCTGGGATTTCTATCCCAGCAGGCTTCGTAGAAGGCTTGCCAGTGGGGTTACAGTTGATTGGACCAAAATACTCAGAAAGCACCATCTACCAAGCAGCCAGCGCTTTTGAGGCGACAACGGACTACCACAAGCAACAACCGATTATTTTTGGAGGTGAGAACTAA
- the gatB gene encoding Asp-tRNA(Asn)/Glu-tRNA(Gln) amidotransferase subunit GatB produces the protein MNFETIIGLEVHVELNTASKIFSPSSAHFGEDPNANTNVIDWSFPGVLPVMNKGVIDYGIKAALALNMDIHQHMHFDRKNYFYPDNPKAYQISQFDEPIGYNGWIDIELEDGTTKKIRIERAHLEEDAGKNTHGTDGYSYVDLNRQGVPLIEIVSEADMRSPEEAYAYLTALKEIIQYTGISDVKMEEGSMRVDANISLRPYGQEAFGVKTELKNLNSFNNVRKGLAYEVERQAKILRSGGQIRQETRRYDEANKATILMRVKEGAADYRYFPEPDLPLFEISDEWIDEVQKTLPEFPKERRAKYVASYGLSAYDAAQLTATKATSDFFEQAVALGGDAKQISNWLQGEVAQYLNAQAKTLPEIALTPDNLVEMIGLIEDGTISSKIAKKVFVHLAKNGGSAREYVESAGLVQISDPAVLIPIIHQVFEDNPAAVADFKSGKRNADKAFTGFLMKATKGQANPQVALKLLAQELAKLKED, from the coding sequence ATGAACTTTGAAACCATTATTGGACTAGAAGTCCATGTCGAGTTAAATACCGCATCAAAGATTTTCTCACCATCTTCAGCCCACTTTGGTGAAGACCCAAATGCCAATACCAATGTCATTGACTGGTCATTCCCTGGTGTGTTGCCTGTGATGAACAAGGGTGTCATCGACTACGGCATCAAAGCAGCGCTTGCGCTCAATATGGACATCCACCAGCACATGCACTTCGACCGCAAGAACTATTTCTATCCAGACAATCCAAAGGCTTATCAAATTTCGCAGTTTGACGAGCCGATTGGCTATAATGGTTGGATTGATATTGAGCTTGAGGACGGCACGACCAAGAAAATCCGTATTGAGCGTGCGCACCTCGAGGAGGACGCTGGGAAAAATACCCACGGCACAGACGGTTATTCTTATGTCGACCTCAACCGCCAAGGGGTGCCTTTGATTGAGATTGTGTCTGAAGCGGACATGCGTAGCCCAGAGGAGGCTTATGCTTATCTGACTGCCCTCAAGGAGATCATCCAGTACACTGGTATCTCAGACGTCAAGATGGAAGAGGGCTCTATGCGTGTGGACGCCAATATCTCGCTACGCCCTTACGGTCAAGAGGCATTTGGTGTCAAGACCGAGCTTAAAAACCTCAACTCCTTTAACAATGTCCGCAAAGGGCTTGCTTATGAGGTTGAGCGCCAAGCCAAAATCTTGCGCAGCGGTGGGCAAATCCGTCAAGAAACACGCCGTTATGACGAGGCAAATAAAGCCACTATCCTCATGCGTGTCAAGGAAGGCGCAGCCGATTACCGCTACTTCCCAGAGCCTGACCTTCCACTCTTTGAGATTTCAGACGAGTGGATTGACGAAGTGCAAAAGACCTTGCCAGAGTTTCCAAAAGAACGCCGTGCTAAGTACGTAGCTAGCTATGGTCTAAGCGCCTACGATGCGGCACAACTGACAGCGACTAAGGCGACCTCTGACTTCTTTGAACAAGCAGTAGCGCTTGGCGGTGACGCTAAGCAAATCTCCAACTGGCTGCAAGGTGAGGTGGCGCAGTACCTTAATGCACAGGCTAAGACCTTGCCAGAAATCGCCCTCACACCAGACAATCTGGTTGAGATGATTGGCTTGATTGAGGATGGCACGATTTCATCTAAGATTGCCAAGAAAGTCTTTGTGCATTTGGCGAAAAACGGTGGCTCTGCACGTGAATACGTCGAGTCAGCAGGTTTGGTACAGATTTCAGACCCAGCCGTCTTGATTCCAATCATTCACCAAGTCTTTGAAGACAATCCAGCAGCTGTTGCTGACTTCAAGTCCGGCAAACGTAACGCTGACAAAGCCTTCACAGGCTTCCTCATGAAAGCAACCAAAGGACAAGCCAACCCACAAGTTGCCCTAAAACTTTTAGCGCAAGAACTAGCGAAATTGAAAGAAGATTAA